The Salvia miltiorrhiza cultivar Shanhuang (shh) chromosome 2, IMPLAD_Smil_shh, whole genome shotgun sequence DNA window taaaataatGATACCacaattttgaagaatttgttTACGGAAAATTGACTGGAATTCActatagataaaataatactccatccgtccatgaaagaacttcctatctttcttttttgggacgtccataaaagaacttcctacctatttttggactataccccaccacttataatcctcttacttttcacttttcacacttctcaatattaattataacacattttcatcactctcaatacactcaattacCTTTTATCCaatctcaatacactcaacaatattttttcttaaaactcgtgtcactccctcctaggaaattctttcatggacggagggagtattaatataaaattttggGCAAAaccactttttttattttaaatttttcaatCTGATCTCACTTTCAACGCAGACCTATTTTCTTATATTAcaataaatgaaaatagaaaACGAATACACACACAAAGTGACTATGGCTATTTATAGTGTTAGAGTTTTTTGGCCATGCATGCAATATTTACTGAGGGACTTGTTGAAAGGAAATAGATCAATTAAGAATCAATCAAAGATTCTTGATAGATGTTTCCTTTTTACTTACTTACCTTATTTAGTTCAATTGTAACCTTATAAAAGAGAGCTTGTAATACTTAAAGAAAGCAAGTAATACAACACAAACAATTCAGTCTCCTAAAGAAGTCTTCTAGCTATACAAATATGTTTATACGAtgtctaacatggtatcagagcaggcaTGATTGTTTTGAGGTATTTGGAACATTGATGAATGATTTTTGATATGTCAGGAAAGATTCAAGCCACAAATCCAACcacctcaaataaattaacttCCTCAGCCGAATCGGCCTTCTCAAAAATGAGAAGGGAGGCCGCCCGGCTACAGATCTTGCAGCCGGCAACCAACCGCTTCGACGCCAACATTTCATCATCGAAAGAGACCGGGACCGGACTTACCACCACATTCCGCCATGCACCATGGCTGGAAGCCCGATTGCAGTAAACCACCGCCGATAGAAGCCCTCAAAATCGCTCAGGAAACCCTTCATCGCGGCAAAGGGTAAGGCGCCAGCAGCCTTTCGGACTTGGAATTGATCAATTTCCGAGAGCCGGAACCCTAGCACCGTGATCCCATAATCACTTTCGTCTAATTTCAGCAACAATGAGTGAAGAAGGCGGAGGAAAGAACCCAGGCATCTCGATCGCCGCCGCCACCCAATCTTCGCTGCCGCCGCCGAATTATTACTACGGTACTTTTCAAGGCGTGGCTAACTATCAGAGGCCTACCGGAGCAGAGGCGGTGGCTGCGGGAGGAGCGGTGGTGGCCACGAATCGGACGTCCCCGGCTGGGCAGAACGGAGGGAGCAGACGTGAAAGGCCTACCGGAACAGAAGTGGTGGTTGCGGAAGCAGCGGCGGTGGCCGCGGATCAGGCATCCCCGGCTGGGCAGAACGGAGGGAGCAGGTGTGAGAGGGAGGCGGCTGGAGAAGGGAATGCGGAATTAAAATTAGGTACAGGGTTTGGTGTTTTCACACTAAACCCTCATTCTTCTCTTTGTTTGCAAAAAATACCCCATCCCTTAAAATTTGCCCcctaagttttaataaaatacaaaagcTACCCCGAGGTTTTGTTAAATTACAGAACTTACCCCATCTTATGCAAACTGCCCCCCTAAGTTTTCGTAAATTACATAAACACCCCAATCTTCTACATAATACTAAAATCACTCCCCAATTATGTAGAAATTCCCTAAATTTATCCGCTGCATATCAAGCCTCTTGTGATAATAGGGATAGAGAggaagggtgattttttttattgtggaGCTACTGATACGATAACCTTTCATAAAACTGATATTATTAAGTCATCAACATCCCACCGAACACATGTTCAAACTGCTAGTGGTGATTTGACTCGTGTTGAAGGAGTCGGAACTATAGAAATTTCTCCTACTCTTCGTCTCTCAAATTGTCTATATGTTCCATCTCTTTCTCATAAACTGTTTTCTAGTAGCCATGTTACAAAAGAACTCAATTGTACCATGATAATGCATCCCCACTTCTGTtttcttcaggatatcaggacgggggagattattgggcgtggcattgagcgggatggattgtactatgtggatgagatagctcaacaaggcaaggtgatgctggctcacggaactgctgaccaggaagcctggctttggcaccgtcggttagggcatccatccacggggtatcttaagcttttatttcctaaattaGTGAAAAATGAGACTTTATCTTGTGAGACttgtgttttagctaaaagCCACTGAAAATCTTTTAAGCCTAATGATACACAAGTGAACTCCATATTTTCTCTTgttcattctgatgtttggggtccttcaCCTGTTGTGGGGGGTCAAGGTTTTAGTTATTTTATGctctttattgatgattgcactaggatgATATGGGTGTACtttctcaaaaataaatctcaagttTTTGAAAAGTTCACTCATTTCTTCAACAtgattcaaactcaatttcagaAACATATCTAAACCCTTAGAACCGATAATGGGGGGAATTTGTCAATCGATCCATGCAGAACTTCTGTCAACAAAGAGGGATAATTCATCAAATCACTTGTCCCCATACTCCCGAACAAAACGGTGTTGCTGAACGAAAAAATAGAATTCTCCTTGAAATGACCCGTGCTATGATGCTTGAGTCTAAGGTACCCACCCACTTCTGGCCTGAAGCTGTCGCCACCTCTGTTTACCTTATAAATCGCCTTCCCATCAGAACCCTCCAGCTTCAAACTCCATTACAGAAATTACCCACTCTTGCTGATATACCTCTCGCTCTTACGCTTCAACCTCGAGTTTTTAGTAGTTCTGTATTCGTTCATATTCCCAAGTATGAACGAACTAAACTCTCTCCTTGTGCCATTAAGTGTGTGTTTGTCGGGTATGGTGTTAACCAAAAAGGGTATAGATGTTACAATCCTAAAACCCGTCAAATCATAACCACCATGAACTGCGACTTTCTtgaaactgagtatttttatagtACCCACCTTAACAGTCAGGGGAAGAGTAAGAAAGAGAGTGAGATCGacttgttaagttggttacTAATGCCAGGCCCGGAAGCAGacccaacagaaaaagttagcCTTGTCGCCGAGCATGTTTCATCCACTTCAGAACAATTTAGTCCGCTGCATGAGCCTATATCTTCTCCGCcactgatatctgaggtaagaGCTTTTGAACCTACTACTGTGTCTTCTGATTCTACTTATCATATTTCTCAAGTCATtgaagaagaacaggaggaGAATACAGTAGATGGAGATACTGTGAGATATATGCTACCACCCAGAAGTAATCGGGGTGTGCCTCCTAAACGGTATACCCCAGAGAAGATCGTGCAGAATTCTCGATACTCAGTTGGGAATATCGCCAAAGGAAACTTGTCCAAAAATGCAGCAGCCTATGAAGCAGCCTTATATGATGAGGAGATCCCACAAACAGCAGAACAGGCTCTCAAGATCGAGCATTGGAGAAAtgctatgaagaaagagataAGTGCCCTGAACCGAAATCACACATGGGAGAAGAGTAGGTTGCCAAAAAGGAAGAAAACTGTAGGATGCAAATGGGTTTTCACAATCAAAAGGAGACCAGATGGTTCTATTGAGCGTTACAAAGCTCGACTAGTCGCAAAAGGATACACGCAGATGTATGTGATCGACTATGAAGAGACCTTCTCACCTGTCGCAAAGATGAACACCGTTAGAGTCCTCCTCTCCATTGCTGCTAATAAAGACTAGGATCTCCATCAGTTCGATGTTGCAAATGCTTTCCTTCATGGAGAACTTTAAGAAGACAGGGAGGTCTACATGGAGATACCCCAAGGTTTTTCAGAAGATTTCGAAGATGGTGAGGTATGCAAGTTGAAGAAGACCTTATATGGGCTCAAACAGTCTCCCAGAGCCTGGTTTGGGAGATTCACCACAGCTATGAAGAAGTTTGGATACCAGCAAAGCAACTCTGACCACAACTTATTCTTAAAGAAACGAGGTGATCTTATTTCCTGTTTGGttatttatattgatgacatgatcataacaggggatgacACAGAGGAGATTCAGAAGTTGAAAGAAAGTTTTTTCAAAGAATTCGAGATGAAGGACTTGGGAAAACTAAAATACTTCCTCGGAATTGAAGTTCTCAGATCAGAGAAGGGGATCTTCATCAACCAGAAGAAGTATATTCTAGATCTTCTAGCAGAAACAgggatgctagattgcaagccagcaGAAACTCCTATTGTTGTAAATCATGGGTTACAAATTGTGAAATGAGCTGAGTTAGCTGATCGAGGACAATATCAGCGTCTGGTGGGAAAACTCATCTACCTTTCTCATACCCGACCTGATATTGCCTATGCTGTTGGTGTTGTGAGTCAATTTATGCACCAACCACAAGCTGGCCACTTGGAAGCTGCACTCATAATTGTGAGGTACTTGAAAGGAACCTTTGATTATGGAGTGTTGTTCAAGAGGACGGGACATTTGGATATACAGGCCTACACGGATGCTGATTGGGCTGGAAACCCGATTGATAGGAAATCAACAGCGGGATACTTTGCCTTTATTGGAGGTAATCTTGTATCATGGAGTAGTAAGAAACAGAAGGTGGTGGCTCTTTCAAGTGCAGAAGCAGAGTTTAGAGGAATCAAGAGTGGGCTGACTTAAGTTCTCTGGTTAAGGAGACTATTAATGGAGTTAGGTCTCCATCCAACAAAAACATGCCAAATATTTTGTGACAATAAAGCTGCCATCAGCATATCTGAGAACCCTGTTCAACATGATAGAACCATACATGTTGAGGTTGATAGGCACTTTATCAAAGAAAAGATTGAAGGTGGCATTGTGACTTTACCGTTTGTACGATCAGAAGACTAACTTGCAGATATCCTAACCAAAGCTGTGAACTCCAAGAATTTTGCAGAAGTTCTTGGCAAGTTGAGTATCGGAAATTTtgtcactcaacttgagggaGAGTGTTGAAAggaaatagataaattaagaatCAATCAAAGATCCTTGATAGATGTTTCCTTTTTACTTACTTACCTTATTTAGTTCAATTGTAACCCTATAAAAAGGGAGCTTGTAATACTCAAAGAAAGCAAGCAATACAACACAAACAATCCAGTCTCCTAAACATGTCTTCTAGCTATACAAATATGTTTATACCATGTTCTAACAGGGCTTTTATGCAATATAGATAACTGGAGGGACTGGAATATAAATTGTCTTCAAAATTCTATTTTAGCAATGGTCTTCTGCATTAGTTTTGAAGTTCATCTAGTTGCGATTTCAAGATAGATTTAGAAGCAGTTTTCGATTGTATTTTTCATGTCTAATCTTCAGTGTATATATTGGTGTAAATTTCTCATTGTTTACGGTTTTTATTCGTTgagcaagaagagagaaaaagttAGCTGCTAGAGAGTGTTTGAGAGTGAGTTCTAGCTGAGATTTAGAACTGCTTTTGATCTGTGATTGCAATGTGTTGTAATTGAGTTTCTTCTCATTTGTTCAATCAATAAAAGATCATCGTGTTGACCCTCCCATGGAGTAGATCTCCGGATCGAATCACGTTAAATATTGTGTACTCTTCCTTTCAATTCTTTATCATCTTTGCTACGTTCGAATTGATTTGTGAAGGTTCTTCAGTTCACAAATTGGCGTCGTCTGTGGGAATGAAAATAGAACCAAACTAGAGCTGAAGATACTTTGCAATGGCAGTGTGGTTCGATGTAGAGAAGTTCTCTGGGAAGAACGATTTCGGCCTTTGGCGTATAAAAATGAAGGCGATGCTAATCCAGCAAGGTTTAGCAGGCGCACTTAATGCAGATTCGGAGAAGAAGGATCCTGACGCAAAGATCGATCAACAGATGAGGAAAATGATGGAGAAGGCTCATAGCACAATTATACTTTATTTGACTGACAAAGTCTTTAGAGAAGTCTCAAGGGAATCTAATGTTGTTGGTGTATGGGCCAAACTAGAAAgcttgtactccctccgtcccaatattcaagtctccttgcttttgggcacgagtattaaggagagttaaattagatgtaaaagtagtagggaccacatCATTAGTgctttatttaatgttattttattaactaattaaagTGACTAATAAAATGCCTTTTGGATTAAAAATAGAATCTGTTTTATCTTTAATAGAATTACTTTAATTATTACGTACATTTAACTAAAGTAATTGCTGCCCATTTAGAAAGGGAAAAAACTGCAGAACTAGGGGAAAAAAAGGCGGCAGAGACTGTTTGGGCTCCAAACTTAACAATTTCGTTCCAAAAAATTTGAAAACACATCAATTTTCGTGCAACTACAGCTATTAAAAGAGAGCTATTGTTTGCTCACAATTCTTACATAATCAAGTGTGACCAAAAGAGAATCTAAAAAAAGAGGATGAGAAGAAAAGATTTAACAACAGAGAAGAGGTCTTCTATGCttcaattccttcttcttgaaaGCAAAAATGGGAAGCCACCAAGAGGGAAGATGAAAGCTATGGAAGAGAAGTTCCACGTCTGCCGGCGGACTGTTTCGCACATTTGGGCTGAGGCAAAACAACAACAAAGTCAAGGGCATGCCATAAACTCATCAAGTAAGAAGATAGCAAGACCAAGGAGAAAAAGAGTTGAAATAGACCTAGAGCTAATTGCAAGTTTAGATTTAACAAAGAGGTCTACCATAAGGAGAATAGCTAGTGGCATAAATTGCAACAAGAGCACCGTAGGTCGCTGGATAGATCAAGGTCTGATCAAAGCTCACACGAGTGCACTAAAACCTGACCTTACAACCCAAAATAAGCTGTTAAGGTTGAGGTTTTGCTTAGATGCAATAGAGATTGGCAGGCTGTCACATAACTTGAGGTTCAAGAGCATGCAAAACATTGTACACGTAGATAAGAAATGGTTTTACTTAACCAAGAGTTCTCACAGGTTCTATTTAACACCAACAGAGGTTGAACCACATAGAACTTGCAAGAACAAGAACTTCATACAAAAAGGTGATGTTTATATGTACAGTGTGCCGGCCACTGTTTGCTGAAGATGGGAGCATTTTATTTGATGGGAAGATAGGCATCTTCCCATTTACAGAGATGGTGGCAGCAAAAAGATCAAGTAAGAACAGGGTGGCTGGCACTCTAGAGCAAAAGCCCATAGAAAGTGTCAGCAAACCAGTTATGAGagactatttcatcaacaagGTAATGCCTATATGCATCATTTATATGGCAGATTGAAAAGTTATAAGAAATAATTTTCATGCTTACTTATTTACTATGGCAGATTGTGCCTGCCATCATAGCCAAGTGGCCATCTTTTGCAAGCAAAGATGTGTttgttcaacaagataatgCAAGACCACATATTTGCAATGATGACTTGGAGTTTAGAGAGGCTGCCACACGTGATGGTTTCAATATCAACATTGTGAATCAATCTCCAAACTCACCCGACACCAATATCAATGACCTTGGGTTTTTTAGGGCCATTCAAAGCCTACAAACTGAAATTGCATGTagtgatgttgatgatttagtAAATGCAGTGCATAAAGCTTATGAAGACCTAGATCTAATGTCTTTAAATTGTCTTTTCTTAAGCTTACAAGGTTGCATGTTGGAGATCATGAATGTGAAAGGCAATAACTGTTACAAGCTGCCACATATGAAGAAAGGTTCATTGATGAGACAAGATTTACTTCCAATAAGTTCGGAAGTCCCCCATGAACTTGTCACAGAATGCGTGAGACatttgaaagagaaaggtgcAGAGGAAGGACTAGCAGAGCTAATGGACAGATTAGGCATTAATGAAGCAAATATGGATGGCATTGAAGAACTTTTCAATGCCATGATGTTGCTTGATTAAAGCTATCATCTTGAAGGGTTTTTGAGTTTTTGTAAATGCCTACATGAAGATATAGTGCAGTTTAGATTTTGTAGTAGGAAACATGTTTAGAAAAGTTGAAAATGTATGGCAGATTTTATTTGTTGCCATTTAATGCCTATATGCAGCAAAGTAGCATGATTAATGAATGTGGCAGTCAACTACACACCCCAAGATTAAGGTGGCAGCCAACTACACAACCCACAACAAATGGTAGCACACCAAGATAGCAAGAACAACCACCAAACATCAAGATGGCAGCCAACTACACACCCCACAATTAAGATGGCAGCCAACTACACACCCCACAATTAATGGCAACACACAACCACCAAACACCAAGGTGGCGGCCAACTACACACCCCACATGAATGAAGATGGCATCCAACTACACATCACAACGTAAGCACACGAACACACAAAGCACAAACATCACATTTAACCATCATAGAGTATAATCAGAGCATGTTTATATCATTTCAGAGCCAACTGACAACCAACAAACCCTAGTGCTCTTGCATGCAGCCACCAAGAAACCCAAGTACACAATTAATCAGGGGAAACAAAAATCAGAACACCAAGAAACAGAATTGGGAATCACCCGAAACCAAATAAGCATGAGAAACAGGGAAGATCTCACcggaaataaatataaattcgaAACAGGAGGAGAAGTCACCAGAAATAGAATTGGAAACATATGTGCGAGCATCCGAAGGTGGGCTATGGATGCAGTGGGCCACCACTCGTTTGGTTCCTCCAATTTTGCCTCCAATTCCTCCGAGTTCGCCAGCCATCTAGGGTTTTCCTTGCTCAGAAAGTCAGATCCCCAAGTTTCATGATAGAGAAGGTCGAAATCTCTCTTAATTTCAGAGGATTTAGGGAACCTCTCTCTCGTTTTTATCCTTGCAGGGCGTCGGATGATCGGAGGTCGAAACGGAGGAGAAGGACTCTCATCTACCTCATACTCTCGGACGCCCTCGCTCTCTAACGCGCTACCACCACACTCCTCAGGCGACGCCGGCAACGTCTCCGACAGGGAGAAAGGGAAAAACACAGGTGGTGGATCACCCCACAACGACAGAGAATCTTCGGTGTCAGGAATCACTTCATCGCTCAGATATTCCTTCCAACCATACAAGGGGTTCATCACGGCGGAGGAAAAGAACGGAGAAAGGCGGTGGACTGAAAGAATGGAGGAAGACGGCGAGCCTTAGGGTTTTCACCCGAAGCGGGCGACACTTGATTTTAGAGAGAAAAGgcgaagagagagagtgaaagaTTCGAGATAGGCTAGGGTTAGCAATagatagggagagagagagagagagagagagagaattgttataattagtggagagagagagagtgaattgttaattaattgaactaattCTATCTTAATTTATGCTAAAAATGAGAGGAGACTTGCATATTGAGACGGCTCAAAAAAGAataggagacttgaatattgggacggatggagtatatgacAAAGCCATTTGCAAATTGGATGTTCATGAAACAAAAAATTGTATTCATACAAGTTCTTGGAATAAAAGAGGATCAGTGAACAACTTGATGAGTTCAACAAATCGATTGATGATTTGGAGAACATTAATGTCAGCCTTGATGAAGAAGACAAGGCAATCATATTGTTAAATGCTTTGCCTAAGTCTTTTGATCAGTTAAATGATGCCATGTTATATGGTAGAATAGATTCTATCACTTTTGGAGGAAGTTCAATTGGCCATTAAGGCAAAGGAGTTGCAGAAACAAAACAATGGAAATAAAGAACAAGCTGCACAGAGTTTAAATGTAACAAAATTTAATGGCAAGAAGGCAAATAAAGGGACTCCGAAATCTAGCAAACAAAGTCAATCCAAAGCAAAAGATGCAGATGGAAATGAGACCAGAACATGCCATTGGTGCAAGAAGCCTGGACACCTTAAGAAGAACTGCTATGCTTGGAAAAAGACTCAAGCAGATAAAGACCGAAAAGCCAACACAGTGGATCTAACTGAGAGAGTGGAGAATGAAGAGGTCTTGAACATTGTTAAAAAGAATGTTGAAGATGCTTGGATTATGGACTCAGGGTGTAGCTTCCATATGTGTCCAAAAAAGTCTTGGTTCCAGCAACTCACTGAAGATGATCAGGGCTCTGTACTTCTTGGAAATAATCAGGTTTGCAAAGTAAATGGTATGGGATCTGTGAAACTCAAAATGCATGACAATTCTTTCAAAATTCTATCTGATGTTAGATATATCCCAGGCTTGAAAAGAAATTTAATCTCTCTTGGCATGCTAGAATCTAAGGGCTGTTCTTTCATTTATGAAAATGGAAAATTATCGATTATTAAGAACTCTATTACTGTCATGACTGGAAATAGAAAGAATAGTTTATATTGCTTGGATGTTGTATAGATGATTCTTATAGTATAGAGTCCACTGACCTATGTCATAAAAGACTCGGGCATGTTAGTGAGGGAGGTATGAAAGAGTTAGTCAAGCAGGGACTGATAAACATAGATAGTGGCAATAAGCTTGAGGTTTGTGAATACTGTGCATTAGGAAAGAGTAAGAAAATCTCAGACCCTGCTGGAAAACACACATATACAGCCCCCCTAGACTATGCACATAGTGATTTGTGGAGACCTTCTCAAACTGAAACTGTAGGTGGTGGGAAATATTTCATGAGCATCATTGATGACTATTCTAGAAAACTTTGGATATATATCTTGAAAGATAAGACTGAGGCATTTGATAAGTTTAGAGAATGGTGCCTAGAAGTTGAAGTGGAAAAATGGACTAGTTTAAAATGCTTTAGAACTGATAATGGGCTAGAGTTCCTATCTGAGAAATTTCAAGAATTCTGTAGAGAAAAGGGGATGAAGAGACATAGAGCTGTACCTGGTCAtccacagcaaaatggagtTGTTGAGAGAATGAATAAAATCATATTAGAGAAAGTTAGGTGTATGCTCTTAAATTCTGGACTGTCTAAGAAATTTTGGGTTAAGCTAGTTTCTACTGCTGCAGTTCTTATAAACAAATGCCCCGCTTCCTATATAGATTTTGATACACCTGATTATAGGTGGTATGGAAGTAAGGGTAACTACTCTAACTTGAGGGGTTTTGGGTGTAAAACTTATGCACACACAAAACAAGATAAGTTAGAAGCTAGAGCTTTCAAGTGCATTATTCTAGGTTACCAAAAGGGTGTAAAGGGCTATAGGCTTTGGTGTATAGAACCTAGGAAATAGAAAATCATTATTAGTAGGGATGTGAAGTTTAATGAGGAAGAACTACCATATGCTAATACTGAGAGAGTGAAGTTAACTACTAAAAGTAGAGAAAGGCCTGATACTAGAATTAAGGTGGAGCTTACTGATAATAAGACTGATGAGATATCTGATGAAGAATCTAGTCAAACTTTAGAAGATGATGGATCAGTATGATGCTACTACTAATGATCTCAGAAACTATAAGCTAGCTAGGGACAGAACTTGAAGATCTATTAAGCCTACATCTAGATTTGCAGAAGCTAACATGATTTACTATGCTTTGAATGTTGCTAAGGAAATTGAGTACTCTGAGCCTAATAGCTATACTGAAGCCATTAGCGGAAATGAAAAAGGGAAATGGATTGAAGCCATGAATGAAGAAATTGCTTCATTGATTAAGAATGGGACTTGGATTCTTGTAAAGAAACCTAAATCCCAGAAAGCAGTAAGTTGTAAGTGGATCTTTAAGAAGAAGGTAGAATCAGCTAAAGTCACTAAGATCAGGTATAAAGCAAGATTAGTAGTCAGAGGGTTCACTCAAAAGGAGGGAGTGGATTTTAATGAAGTATTTTCTCCTGTGGTGGAATAAATTTATCATCTAAGGTTCAGGAAATTTGATCGAGAGTTAATTTACTTGCAATGATTTTTGCTTTATCCGATCGAATTGTTCATATTTAGATTATCAATTGGCCATTGCTTAATCTTTCTAAATAACGAATGAGATCTAGATAAAATTTCTCCATTTGATCGTGGTTTAATG harbors:
- the LOC131008473 gene encoding uncharacterized protein LOC131008473, encoding MAVWFDVEKFSGKNDFGLWRIKMKAMLIQQGLAGALNADSEKKDPDAKIDQQMRKMMEKAHSTIILYLTDKVFREVSRESNVVGVWAKLESFKNGKPPRGKMKAMEEKFHVCRRTVSHIWAEAKQQQSQGHAINSSSKKIARPRRKRVEIDLELIASLDLTKRSTIRRIASGINCNKSTVGRWIDQGLIKAHTSALKPDLTTQNKLLRLRFCLDAIEIGRLSHNLRFKSMQNIRLNHIELARTRTSYKKVMFICTVCRPLFAEDGSILFDGKIGIFPFTEMVAAKRSSKNRVAGTLEQKPIESVSKPVMRDYFINKIVPAIIAKWPSFASKDVFVQQDNARPHICNDDLEFREAATRDGFNINIVNQSPNSPDTNINDLGFFRAIQSLQTEIACSDVDDLVNAVHKAYEDLDLMSLNCLFLSLQGCMLEIMNVKGNNCYKLPHMKKGSLMRQDLLPISSEVPHELVTECVRHLKEKGAEEGLAELMDRLGINEANMDGIEELFNAMMLLD